The proteins below are encoded in one region of Aeromonas veronii:
- the ftsL gene encoding cell division protein FtsL — MSEVRVHLAKEIIGDLWRHKLQVLLAVAVLVTAFAVILVTNMTRGLTAKQNDLMAEEDRLNIEWRHLLLEQGTLAEHSRVASLAMDKLQMARPLVTTEKVITQP; from the coding sequence ATGAGCGAGGTGCGCGTTCATCTGGCCAAGGAGATCATCGGAGATCTCTGGCGCCACAAGCTGCAGGTCCTGCTGGCTGTCGCCGTGCTGGTCACTGCCTTCGCGGTGATCCTGGTGACCAACATGACCCGGGGTCTGACCGCCAAGCAGAATGACCTGATGGCGGAAGAGGACAGGCTCAACATCGAGTGGCGGCACCTGCTGCTGGAGCAGGGCACTCTGGCCGAGCACTCCAGAGTGGCGAGCCTGGCCATGGATAAATTGCAGATGGCTCGCCCCCTGGTGACCACCGAGAAGGTAATAACTCAACCATGA
- a CDS encoding penicillin-binding protein activator, with amino-acid sequence MNLNRVTKQLSVSRLFGILLAALLLAACASEPNSSTGQPGMPSAFSDLTKNAQWYLEQVDPAKPAEAFTWQVMAARSYLALGQAKPASALYQQLQKQAQSDEQKAQLQLLQAHLLLAQGNANQALILLEGKPDVALDADTQKDWYRQRVVLQLDINNKFGAAKSLILLEPYLAKNELATNHQQIWSLLKSMTPSTLQALEEAPAPDVTTGWLRLAALVNEFGAQPGQLSRQLAGWKQSFPNHPAQSDMPAGLGDLATTNVGSLQQVAVFLPLSGNLEAQGAAIRNGMLMSYKENQGQFTLNFYDTQGKAMGALYQQAVQEGANMIIGPLLKDRVEELLKANPTVPVLALNELDKPIVNDNTYYFSLSAAADAGQAAQYLYAQGYRKPLLIAAQGRIGYSSIKAFEQSWAGLSQEKPVVATFGARNEVQGMVKNALSGRSTARAGEIVQLSDAAPRSIDAVYVVANSLETRMIKPYVDISVDPMGSLPIYSSARGYDSGATEVASELNGMHISDMPLLLGGYEPQREQIAVLWPQTQGDLLRLFALGYDAVSLAGNLPQMRKVNAMQQPGMSGQLSVDPQGNVVRMLDWAIYQNGKLVSDSAVPQIEESSHEGSTGTNEPAVAEPVPVTDEQGSAL; translated from the coding sequence ATGAACTTGAACCGGGTTACAAAGCAGCTAAGTGTATCACGACTCTTCGGCATCCTACTCGCGGCGCTCTTGCTCGCCGCCTGTGCGTCGGAGCCCAATTCATCCACCGGCCAGCCCGGCATGCCGTCGGCCTTCTCGGATCTGACCAAGAATGCCCAGTGGTATCTGGAGCAGGTGGATCCTGCCAAGCCGGCAGAAGCCTTCACCTGGCAGGTGATGGCGGCGCGCAGCTATCTGGCCCTCGGCCAGGCCAAGCCCGCCTCGGCGCTCTACCAGCAACTGCAAAAGCAGGCCCAGAGCGATGAGCAGAAGGCCCAGCTGCAACTGCTGCAGGCTCACCTGCTGCTGGCCCAGGGCAACGCCAACCAGGCGCTGATCCTGCTGGAAGGCAAGCCCGATGTGGCGCTGGATGCAGACACCCAGAAGGACTGGTATCGCCAGCGGGTGGTGCTGCAGCTCGACATCAACAACAAGTTTGGTGCCGCCAAGTCACTGATCCTGCTGGAGCCCTATCTCGCCAAGAATGAGCTGGCGACCAATCACCAGCAGATCTGGTCCCTGCTCAAGAGCATGACCCCCTCCACCCTGCAGGCGCTGGAAGAGGCGCCAGCTCCTGACGTGACCACCGGCTGGCTGCGACTAGCGGCGCTGGTCAACGAGTTTGGTGCTCAGCCCGGCCAGCTCTCCCGCCAGCTGGCGGGTTGGAAGCAAAGCTTCCCGAACCATCCGGCCCAGAGCGACATGCCCGCCGGCCTCGGCGATCTCGCCACCACCAACGTGGGCTCGCTGCAGCAGGTCGCCGTCTTCCTGCCGCTGTCCGGCAATCTGGAAGCCCAGGGCGCCGCCATTCGCAACGGCATGCTGATGTCCTACAAGGAGAATCAGGGTCAGTTCACCCTGAACTTCTACGACACCCAGGGCAAGGCGATGGGGGCTCTCTACCAGCAGGCGGTCCAGGAAGGGGCGAACATGATCATCGGTCCCCTGCTCAAGGACAGGGTCGAGGAGCTGCTCAAGGCCAACCCGACCGTGCCCGTGTTGGCGCTGAACGAGCTGGACAAGCCCATCGTCAATGACAACACCTACTACTTCTCCCTCTCCGCCGCCGCCGATGCGGGTCAGGCCGCCCAGTACCTCTATGCGCAGGGTTACCGCAAGCCCCTGCTGATCGCGGCTCAGGGTCGTATCGGTTACAGCAGCATCAAGGCGTTCGAACAGTCCTGGGCCGGTCTGAGCCAGGAGAAACCCGTGGTCGCCACCTTCGGGGCGCGCAACGAGGTGCAAGGCATGGTCAAGAACGCCCTGAGCGGCCGCTCTACCGCCCGTGCCGGGGAAATCGTCCAGCTGTCCGATGCCGCGCCGCGCAGCATCGATGCCGTATACGTGGTGGCCAACAGCCTGGAAACCCGGATGATCAAACCCTACGTGGACATCTCGGTCGACCCCATGGGCAGCCTGCCCATCTACAGCAGTGCCCGCGGTTATGACAGCGGCGCCACCGAGGTCGCCTCCGAGCTCAACGGCATGCACATCTCCGACATGCCGCTGCTGCTGGGTGGTTATGAGCCGCAGCGCGAGCAGATCGCCGTGCTCTGGCCACAAACCCAGGGCGACCTGCTGCGCCTGTTTGCCCTTGGTTACGATGCGGTCAGCCTGGCAGGCAACCTGCCACAGATGCGCAAGGTCAACGCCATGCAGCAGCCGGGCATGAGTGGTCAACTGAGCGTGGATCCTCAAGGCAACGTGGTGCGCATGCTGGACTGGGCCATCTATCAGAATGGCAAGCTGGTGAGCGACAGCGCCGTGCCCCAGATAGAGGAAAGTTCCCATGAAGGGTCTACTGGCACGAATGAACCGGCAGTGGCAGAACCTGTTCCCGTCACCGACGAGCAAGGGTCAGCACTTTGA
- the mraZ gene encoding division/cell wall cluster transcriptional repressor MraZ yields the protein MLRGAHAISLDSKGRLAIPTKYRDWLRDECDGQLVCTIDIAHPCLLLYPLNEWEEIERKLKTLSSTNPAERRLQRLLLGNAIECELDGNGRLLLSQPLRNHAGLDKKIMLVGQLNKFELWDEARWQQQINDDIQGLPEDDWASSPRLQDFSL from the coding sequence TTGTTGCGTGGCGCTCACGCCATCAGCCTGGACAGCAAAGGGCGACTGGCGATTCCGACCAAATATCGAGACTGGCTGCGCGACGAATGCGACGGCCAGCTGGTCTGCACCATCGACATCGCACACCCCTGTCTGCTGCTTTATCCCCTGAATGAATGGGAAGAGATCGAGCGCAAGCTCAAGACGCTTTCCAGCACCAACCCCGCGGAGCGCCGCCTGCAGCGCCTGCTGCTCGGCAACGCCATCGAGTGCGAACTGGACGGCAATGGCCGTCTGCTGCTGAGCCAGCCGCTGCGCAATCACGCCGGGCTGGACAAGAAAATCATGCTGGTGGGCCAGCTCAACAAGTTTGAGCTGTGGGACGAAGCCCGCTGGCAGCAACAGATCAATGACGATATCCAGGGCCTGCCCGAGGACGATTGGGCGAGTTCACCACGACTACAGGATTTCTCTTTATAA
- the rsmH gene encoding 16S rRNA (cytosine(1402)-N(4))-methyltransferase RsmH, producing MTQAAEHITVLLHEAVEGLAIKPDGVYVDGTFGRGGHSRLILEKLGPNGRLIAIDRDPQAIAEAAKIQDPRFEIVHGPFSGITAYLNERGLLGKVDGFLLDLGVSSPQLDDAERGFSFMKDGPLDMRMDPTSGQSAAEWLARADVDDIAWVLKTFGEERFAKKIARAIVHDRVTEPYVRTRQLAEMIARVNPSKEKGKHAATRSFQAIRIYINSELDEIETALNGALQVLAPEGRLSVISFHSLEDRLVKHFIRKHEKGPEVPHGIPLTEAQLAGGRKLKSIGKALKPSDHEVTENTRARSSVLRVAQRLAD from the coding sequence ATGACCCAAGCCGCTGAACACATCACTGTGCTGTTGCACGAAGCCGTCGAAGGGCTGGCCATCAAGCCGGACGGCGTCTATGTCGACGGTACTTTTGGCCGGGGTGGTCACTCTCGTCTCATTCTTGAAAAGCTCGGCCCCAATGGCCGACTCATCGCCATCGATCGGGATCCCCAGGCCATTGCCGAGGCAGCCAAGATCCAGGATCCCCGTTTCGAGATCGTGCACGGCCCCTTCTCCGGCATCACCGCTTATCTGAATGAGCGCGGTCTGCTGGGCAAGGTCGACGGCTTCCTGCTGGATCTCGGTGTTTCCTCCCCCCAACTCGACGATGCCGAGCGCGGCTTCAGCTTCATGAAAGATGGCCCGCTGGACATGCGCATGGACCCCACCTCCGGCCAGAGCGCGGCCGAGTGGCTGGCCCGCGCCGACGTGGATGACATCGCCTGGGTGTTGAAGACCTTCGGTGAAGAGCGTTTTGCCAAGAAGATCGCCCGCGCCATCGTCCATGACCGGGTGACCGAGCCCTATGTACGTACCCGCCAGCTGGCGGAGATGATTGCCCGGGTCAATCCGAGCAAGGAGAAGGGCAAGCACGCCGCGACCCGCAGCTTCCAGGCCATCCGCATCTATATCAACAGCGAGCTGGATGAGATCGAGACTGCGCTGAACGGTGCCCTGCAGGTACTGGCTCCGGAAGGGCGTCTCTCCGTCATCAGCTTCCACTCTCTGGAAGACCGGCTGGTCAAGCACTTCATCCGCAAACACGAGAAGGGCCCCGAGGTACCGCACGGCATCCCGTTGACCGAGGCTCAGCTGGCGGGTGGCCGCAAATTGAAGTCGATCGGCAAGGCGCTCAAGCCTTCCGATCATGAAGTCACCGAAAACACCCGCGCCCGCAGCTCAGTGCTGCGGGTGGCCCAGCGTCTGGCGGATTGA
- the rsmI gene encoding 16S rRNA (cytidine(1402)-2'-O)-methyltransferase, whose amino-acid sequence MSDIPTLYIVPTPIGNLADITQRALDILRSVDLVAAEDTRHTGILLNHYQISVSTFALHDHNEQQKADVLIARIKEGKSVALVSDAGTPLISDPGYHLVTRCREAGVKVVPLPGPCAAITALSAAGLPTDRFAFEGFLPAKAKGRDDRLQAVIEDTRSLVFYESPRRVQETVEAIARILGERQVVVCRELTKTFESIHGLPASEMLVWLGEDENRCRGEIVLVVAGASKVDEELPAEAIRTLGLLVAELPLKKAAALTAEIHGVKKNALYKYGLEHH is encoded by the coding sequence ATGAGTGACATCCCAACCCTGTATATAGTCCCCACCCCGATCGGCAATCTGGCGGATATCACCCAGCGTGCATTGGACATTCTACGCAGTGTCGATCTGGTGGCCGCCGAGGATACCCGTCACACCGGTATCCTGCTCAACCACTACCAGATCTCGGTGTCGACCTTCGCCCTGCATGATCACAACGAGCAGCAAAAAGCCGATGTGCTCATCGCCCGCATCAAGGAGGGCAAGAGCGTGGCCCTGGTCTCCGATGCCGGCACCCCGCTCATCAGCGACCCTGGTTATCACTTGGTCACCCGCTGTCGCGAGGCCGGGGTCAAGGTGGTTCCGCTGCCGGGCCCCTGTGCCGCCATCACGGCCCTCTCTGCCGCCGGTCTGCCCACCGACCGCTTCGCCTTCGAGGGATTCCTGCCGGCCAAGGCCAAGGGGCGGGACGACAGGCTGCAGGCCGTCATCGAAGACACCCGCTCTCTGGTGTTCTACGAATCCCCGCGCCGGGTGCAGGAGACGGTGGAGGCCATCGCCCGCATCCTGGGAGAACGTCAGGTGGTGGTGTGCCGCGAACTGACCAAGACCTTCGAGTCCATCCATGGCTTGCCAGCCTCCGAGATGCTGGTGTGGCTCGGCGAGGACGAGAACCGTTGCCGCGGCGAGATCGTGCTGGTGGTGGCCGGTGCCAGCAAGGTGGATGAGGAGTTGCCTGCGGAGGCGATCCGTACCCTGGGACTGCTGGTGGCGGAGCTGCCGCTGAAAAAAGCGGCCGCGCTCACCGCCGAGATCCACGGCGTGAAAAAGAACGCGCTCTATAAATACGGTCTGGAGCACCACTAG